A genomic region of Ananas comosus cultivar F153 unplaced genomic scaffold, ASM154086v1, whole genome shotgun sequence contains the following coding sequences:
- the LOC109704116 gene encoding scarecrow-like protein 23: MAHNPHLLGVNIFCVYSPLIHHHKPLVTSHHNRIFNAFQVYNSISPLVKFSHFTSNQAIFQALDGEERVHIIDLDIMQGLQWPGLFQILASRPLKLRSLRITGLGSSLELLEATGRRLSDFAAALGLPFEFQPVEGKIGDQSKAGGGGGAFAPRDGREVAVVHWMHHCLYDVTGSDEAAVSVIKNVIRPRLVTVVEQDLGRHGGDFLGRFVEALHYYSAVFDALGEGAAAEGSREEEEAERHDVERQLLGAEIRNIVAVGGPKRTGEVAVGRWGEEMRRAGFEQVSLAGGPAAAQANLLLGMRLPWKGYTLVEEAGCLKLGWKDLSLLTASAWKTGNSHGPAEGGEDRDHVQPPRQQQQHHHHSSLLT; the protein is encoded by the exons ATGGCACATAATCCTCACTTGCTGGGag TTAATATTTTTTGCGTCTACTCCCCGCTAATCCACCACCACAAACCCCTCGTCACTTCCCACCACAACCGCATCTTCAACGCGTTCCAGGTGTATAATTCGATCTCCCCGCTGGTCAAATTCTCGCACTTCACCTCCAACCAGGCGATCTTCCAGGCGCTGGACGGCGAGGAGCGGGTGCACATAATCGACCTCGACATCATGCAGGGCCTGCAGTGGCCCGGGCTCTTCCAGATCCTGGCGTCGCGGCCTCTGAAGCTCCGGTCGCTCCGCATCACCGGGCTCGGGTCCTCCCTCGAGCTGCTCGAGGCGACCGGCCGCCGGCTCTCCGACTTCGCCGCGGCGCTGGGGCTGCCGTTCGAGTTCCAGCCGGTCGAGGGGAAGATCGGGGACCAGAGCaaggcgggcggcggcggcggcgcgttCGCGCCGCGCGACGGGCGGGAGGTGGCCGTCGTGCACTGGATGCACCACTGCCTGTACGACGTGACGGGGTCGGACGAGGCGGCGGTGTCGGTGATCAAGAACGTGATCCGGCCGCGGCTGGTGACGGTGGTGGAGCAGGACCTGGGGCGGCACGGGGGGGACTTCCTGGGGAGGTTCGTGGAGGCGCTGCATTACTACTCGGCGGTGTTCGACGCGCTCGgggagggggcggcggcggaggggagtcgggaggaggaggaggccgagCGGCACGACGTGGAGCGGCAGCTGCTGGGGGCGGAGATCCGGAACATCGTGGCGGTCGGGGGGCCGAAGCGGACGGGGGAGGTGGCGGTCGGGCGGTGGGGGGAGGAGATGCGGAGGGCGGGCTTCGAGCAGGTGTCGCTGGCGGGAGGGCCGGCGGCCGCGCAGGCGAACCTCTTGCTCGGAATGCGGCTGCCGTGGAAGGGGTACACTCTGGTGGAGGAGGCCGGCTGCCTCAAGCTCGGCTGGAAAGACCTCTCCTTGCTGACGGCATCAGCTTGGAAGACTGGAAACAGCCACGGCCCTGCAGAAGGCGGAGAAGACCGAGACCACGTTCAACCGccgcggcagcagcagcagcatcatcATCACTCATCTCTCTTGACATAA